A single window of Kitasatospora sp. HUAS MG31 DNA harbors:
- the rlmN gene encoding 23S rRNA (adenine(2503)-C(2))-methyltransferase RlmN encodes MPKPGELTFVAPRGAKPPRHLADLSPAERKEAVAELGEQAFRAKQLSNHYFGRMSNDPASWTDIPAKSREKLTESLLPDLMSVVRHVSCDDDATRKTLWKLFDGTLVESVLMRYPDRVTMCISSQAGCGMNCPFCATGQAGLTRNLSTAEIVEQIAAGMRDLKSGAVAGGEARLSNVVFMGMGEPLANYNRVLSAIRRLTDPAPDGFGLSQRGITVSTVGLVPAMHRFADEGLSCRLALSLHAPDDELRDELVPVNTRWKVAEVLDAAWNYAEKSGRRISIEYALIKDINDQAWRADLLGRLIKNRRVHVNLIPLNPTPGSKWTASRPEDEREFVRRLQAHGVPTTVRDTRGQEIDGACGQLAAAG; translated from the coding sequence ATGCCTAAGCCCGGAGAACTGACCTTTGTCGCGCCGCGTGGCGCCAAGCCCCCGCGACACCTGGCCGATCTGAGCCCTGCGGAGCGCAAGGAGGCCGTCGCCGAGCTGGGCGAGCAGGCGTTCCGCGCGAAGCAGCTGTCCAACCACTACTTCGGCCGGATGTCGAACGACCCGGCGAGCTGGACGGACATTCCCGCGAAGAGCCGGGAGAAGCTGACCGAGAGCCTGCTGCCCGACCTGATGTCGGTGGTCCGGCACGTCTCCTGCGACGACGACGCCACGCGCAAGACGCTGTGGAAGCTGTTCGACGGCACGCTGGTGGAGTCGGTGCTGATGCGGTACCCGGACCGGGTCACCATGTGCATCAGCTCGCAGGCCGGCTGCGGGATGAACTGCCCGTTCTGCGCCACCGGCCAGGCCGGGCTGACCCGCAACCTGTCGACGGCGGAGATCGTGGAGCAGATCGCGGCCGGTATGCGGGACCTCAAGTCCGGTGCGGTGGCCGGCGGTGAGGCGCGGCTGTCGAACGTGGTCTTCATGGGCATGGGCGAGCCGCTGGCCAACTACAACCGGGTGCTGTCCGCGATCCGCCGGCTGACCGACCCGGCGCCGGACGGCTTCGGGCTCTCGCAGCGCGGCATCACCGTCTCCACGGTGGGCCTGGTGCCGGCGATGCACCGGTTCGCGGACGAGGGCCTCAGCTGCCGGCTGGCGCTGTCGCTGCACGCCCCGGACGACGAGCTGCGCGACGAGCTGGTGCCGGTGAACACCCGGTGGAAGGTCGCCGAGGTGCTGGACGCCGCGTGGAACTACGCGGAGAAGTCCGGCCGGCGGATCTCCATCGAGTACGCGCTGATCAAGGACATCAACGACCAGGCGTGGCGGGCCGACCTGCTCGGGCGGCTGATCAAGAACCGCCGGGTGCACGTGAACCTGATCCCGCTGAACCCGACGCCCGGTTCGAAGTGGACCGCCTCGCGTCCGGAGGACGAGCGCGAGTTCGTCCGGCGGCTGCAGGCGCACGGGGTGCCGACCACCGTCCGGGACACCCGGGGCCAGGAGATCGACGGCGCCTGCGGGCAGCTCGCCGCCGCGGGCTGA
- a CDS encoding ABC transporter ATP-binding protein, which produces MSAAAPPDNDVLWARGVVKSHHGTPALRGVSLGVREGEVLAVTGPRGSGKSTLLACLSALLPVDEGEVWFNSSPVHTLSRAGRERLRRERFGFVGSEPHLVPELTARENVALPLLLAGAGHKAAYTAATEWLERLDVGDCARLRPAELQQSHRQRIAVARALAPMPTVVFADDPTAPLHREAQDQVLRILASAARSHRLTLVLATHDPDLARFADRTVALADGRLATPPPPVLNGAKTVTAGR; this is translated from the coding sequence ATGTCGGCGGCGGCCCCTCCTGACAACGACGTGCTCTGGGCCCGAGGGGTCGTCAAGTCCCACCACGGCACCCCCGCCCTGCGCGGCGTCTCCCTCGGCGTGCGCGAGGGCGAGGTCCTCGCGGTCACCGGCCCCCGCGGCTCCGGCAAGAGCACCCTGCTCGCCTGCCTGTCCGCGCTGCTGCCGGTGGACGAGGGCGAGGTCTGGTTCAACAGCTCCCCCGTGCACACGCTCTCCCGCGCCGGACGCGAGCGGCTGCGCCGCGAGCGCTTCGGCTTCGTCGGCTCCGAGCCGCACCTGGTACCCGAGCTGACCGCCCGTGAGAACGTCGCGCTGCCCCTGCTGCTGGCCGGCGCCGGCCACAAGGCCGCGTACACCGCCGCCACCGAGTGGCTGGAGCGGCTGGACGTCGGCGACTGCGCCCGGCTGCGGCCCGCCGAGCTCCAGCAGAGCCACCGCCAGCGGATCGCCGTGGCCCGGGCCCTCGCCCCGATGCCCACGGTGGTCTTCGCCGACGACCCGACCGCGCCCCTGCACCGCGAGGCCCAGGACCAGGTGCTCCGGATACTCGCCAGCGCGGCCCGCTCCCACCGGCTCACCCTGGTGCTCGCCACCCACGACCCCGACCTGGCCCGGTTCGCCGACCGTACGGTGGCCCTGGCCGACGGCCGGCTCGCCACCCCGCCCCCGCCGGTGCTCAACGGCGCCAAGACCGTCACCGCGGGCCGCTGA